The proteins below come from a single Triticum aestivum cultivar Chinese Spring chromosome 5D, IWGSC CS RefSeq v2.1, whole genome shotgun sequence genomic window:
- the LOC123120874 gene encoding anaphase-promoting complex subunit 10-like, translating to MILAVLFANSEGNIRIEKMIPSYSQPLTPHREAWSVSSCKPRNGVASLRDDSLDTYWQSDGAQPHLVNIQFQKKVQLQLVVLYVDFKLDESYTPSKISIRAGDGFHNLKEIKMVDLLKPVGWVHISLSGTDPRETFIHTFMLQIEFMNCVSRYGHDRKLDTVHAATQPSISIL from the exons atGATACTCGCCGTGCTCTTCGCCAACTCCGAAGGCAACATCCGCATCGAGAAGATGATACCCTCCTACTCCCAACCACTCACACCACATCGAGAGGCCTGGAGCGTCAGCTCCTGCAAGCCCCGCAACGGCGTCGCCTCCCTCCGCGACGACAGCCTCGACACCTACTGGCA GTCGGACGGCGCGCAGCCGCACCTGGTCAACATCCAGTTCCAGAAGAAGGTGCAGCTGCAG CTTGTTGTGCTGTACGTGGATTTCAAGCTGGACGAGAGCTACACGCCCAGCAAGATCTCCATCCGGGCCGGCGACGGCTTCCACAATCTCAAG GAAATTAAAATGGTGGACCTTTTGAAGCCAGTAGGATGGGTTCATATATCATTATCTGGCACTGATCCCCG AGAAACATTCATTCATACATTTATGCTCCAAATTGAATTCATGAATTGTGTGAGTCGA TATGGCCACGACCGTAAGTTGGATACTGTACATGCAGCCACCCAGCCATCTATTAGCATTCTGTAA